From the Natrarchaeobaculum aegyptiacum genome, one window contains:
- a CDS encoding carbohydrate kinase family protein, with protein MVTVLTAGHVNWDVTLRVDRLPAPDGESRIRSRHQSGGGSAANVAAALAALEVDTALVGSVGDDDHGLLARRELERTGVDLEGVRTVEGGETAVKYLLVDDGGEVAILGGNGDNEAIRPSQVDPDRVQSADHVHLTSQRPETAARIATLAREAGVTVSFDPGRRVADRQYDEVLAASDVIFANGNEVTALFDGEYVDSPYADRVVVEKRGSDGAVVHSPSGTCEHAGFDVDPVDTAGAGDAFAAGFIAVRIDGGGFERALEYANACGALAARRTGTQHVPSVDRVGAFLESRW; from the coding sequence ATGGTCACCGTGCTCACCGCCGGCCACGTCAACTGGGACGTGACCCTGCGCGTCGACCGGTTGCCCGCTCCCGACGGCGAGTCACGAATTCGCTCGCGACACCAGTCCGGCGGCGGCAGCGCCGCCAACGTCGCCGCGGCGCTCGCCGCCCTCGAGGTCGACACTGCCCTCGTCGGGAGCGTCGGCGACGACGACCACGGACTGCTCGCCCGCCGCGAACTCGAGCGCACCGGCGTCGACCTCGAGGGCGTTCGGACGGTCGAAGGCGGCGAGACGGCGGTGAAATACCTGCTCGTCGACGACGGCGGCGAAGTCGCGATCCTCGGCGGGAACGGTGACAACGAAGCGATCAGACCGTCGCAGGTCGATCCCGATCGAGTGCAGTCGGCCGACCACGTCCACCTGACGAGTCAACGGCCGGAGACGGCCGCTCGAATCGCGACGCTCGCTCGCGAGGCTGGCGTGACGGTCAGTTTCGATCCCGGGCGCCGGGTCGCAGACCGGCAGTACGACGAGGTCCTGGCAGCCAGCGACGTGATCTTCGCCAACGGAAACGAGGTGACAGCCCTGTTCGACGGCGAGTACGTCGACTCGCCGTACGCCGACCGCGTGGTCGTCGAGAAACGCGGCAGCGACGGCGCAGTGGTCCATTCACCGTCTGGAACCTGCGAGCACGCCGGATTCGACGTCGACCCCGTCGACACCGCGGGCGCGGGCGACGCCTTCGCCGCCGGTTTCATCGCGGTCAGGATCGACGGCGGTGGATTCGAGCGCGCACTCGAGTACGCAAACGCCTGTGGCGCACTCGCGGCACGACGAACGGGGACCCAGCACGTTCCCAGCGTGGACCGCGTCGGGGCGTTTCTCGAGTCTCGATGGTGA
- a CDS encoding HalOD1 output domain-containing protein, with protein MTEGRICDSNGRPAGQRVRYDRSKGESPSIAVATALAEYRQEDVLGSSVPLYDHVDPEALDAFFTNSRSGVETPTEAARGTDRSVRRVEFVVDDALVRVESGTVEICPLE; from the coding sequence ATGACGGAAGGAAGGATCTGTGACTCCAATGGGCGCCCGGCCGGTCAGCGCGTCCGCTACGATCGTTCGAAGGGAGAATCGCCCAGTATCGCCGTCGCCACCGCCCTCGCCGAGTACCGTCAGGAAGACGTCCTCGGCTCGAGCGTCCCCCTCTACGACCACGTGGATCCGGAAGCCCTCGACGCGTTCTTTACGAACTCACGAAGCGGCGTCGAGACACCGACCGAGGCTGCGCGCGGAACCGACCGATCGGTTCGGCGTGTCGAGTTCGTCGTCGACGACGCACTGGTCAGGGTCGAGTCAGGCACGGTCGAGATCTGCCCGCTCGAGTGA
- the leuS gene encoding leucine--tRNA ligase gives MTGHYDHEQAQEFWQYVWERDEVYELDEDATDPTYVLGMFPYTSGTLHMGHVRNYAITDAYARYRRMQGDDVLHPMGWDAFGLPAENAAYERASDPESWTQACIRRMREELETMGFGYDWSREITTCEPDYYRWNQWLFARLHEAGLVEYEAAAVNWCPDCETVLAEAQVTETDDGRVCWRCETPVGRRELDQWFFTITDYAEDLHDGLEELEEWPEGVREIQRNWIGRQEGARITFGVSEPPWGSESEPPRGSSERGEEADPRDSDTVDQSIDVFSTRPETIFGATFLAVSPGHELAADLAERDDAVREYVETTRETPPEDVGLSAVETDATAINPLTGEQLPVYVAGYVLEDVGTGAVMGVPAHNERDHAFARDHDLPIEGVVTPRDATDAVDLESAPYTGEGIVEDGGEYDGLETETARERLLEEHDALESDVTYRLRDWLISRQRYWGTPIPVVHCEDCGPVLVPEDDLPVELPEFVHTTGNPLDEAGEWKETTCPDCGAEATRETDTMDTFVDSSWYFLRFLSPDLEDAPFDGDLVDETLPIDVYVGGEEHAVLHLLYIRFMMRALADLGLHDVREPVERLVSQGTVLYDGEKMSTSKGNVVAPLEYGAETTRLFVLSAAHPEQDFEWTANNVRGAYDLQQTLYRMASAFVEEGEPRVERQPHDEYLDREIDRTIAAVTDEYERFRFHRAATEIQELARLLRRYREYDQPHGECYRRGLLTLAALIAPMAPHLAEEVWNKLRGDGLAVEADWPEPRSDADEYATERRFVETTLEDVRDIVDVAAIDEPERIDLVVAPDWNYRAVELAREQGTDEPIDGDALIESLSESDVSVPDRETVGRFVGGLLEQRTGRGLDRPLPADRERAILERAAWLLVDEFGADVTVRRATDDGDLAEKARPGKPAIRIE, from the coding sequence ATGACGGGCCACTACGACCACGAGCAGGCACAGGAGTTCTGGCAGTACGTCTGGGAGCGCGACGAGGTGTACGAACTCGACGAGGACGCCACGGACCCGACGTACGTCCTCGGGATGTTTCCTTACACCTCGGGTACGCTCCACATGGGCCACGTCCGAAACTACGCGATCACGGACGCCTACGCCCGGTATCGACGCATGCAGGGCGACGACGTCCTCCACCCGATGGGCTGGGACGCCTTCGGCCTCCCCGCCGAGAACGCCGCTTACGAACGGGCGAGCGATCCCGAATCGTGGACACAGGCCTGTATCCGCCGCATGCGCGAGGAACTCGAGACGATGGGCTTCGGCTACGACTGGTCCCGCGAGATCACCACCTGCGAACCCGACTACTACCGCTGGAACCAGTGGCTGTTCGCACGCCTCCACGAGGCGGGGCTCGTCGAGTACGAGGCCGCCGCGGTCAACTGGTGTCCCGACTGCGAGACCGTGCTGGCGGAGGCACAGGTTACCGAGACCGACGACGGCCGGGTCTGCTGGCGGTGTGAAACCCCCGTCGGTCGCCGGGAACTCGACCAGTGGTTCTTCACCATCACCGACTACGCCGAGGACCTCCACGACGGCCTCGAGGAACTCGAGGAGTGGCCCGAGGGCGTCAGGGAGATCCAGCGAAACTGGATTGGCCGACAGGAAGGTGCGCGGATTACGTTTGGAGTGAGCGAGCCGCCATGGGGCTCGGAGAGCGAGCCGCCACGGGGCTCGAGCGAACGCGGCGAGGAGGCCGACCCGAGAGATTCCGACACCGTCGACCAGAGCATCGACGTCTTCAGCACTCGCCCGGAGACCATCTTCGGCGCGACCTTCCTCGCGGTTTCGCCGGGCCACGAACTGGCCGCCGACCTCGCCGAGCGCGACGACGCGGTCCGCGAGTACGTCGAAACCACCAGAGAAACGCCACCGGAAGACGTCGGGCTCTCCGCCGTCGAAACCGACGCGACGGCGATCAACCCACTGACGGGTGAGCAACTCCCCGTCTACGTCGCCGGCTACGTCCTCGAGGACGTCGGCACCGGGGCCGTCATGGGCGTCCCCGCCCACAACGAACGCGACCACGCCTTCGCTCGCGACCACGACCTGCCGATCGAGGGCGTCGTCACGCCGAGGGACGCAACCGACGCGGTCGACCTCGAGTCTGCCCCCTACACCGGTGAGGGGATCGTCGAAGACGGTGGCGAGTACGACGGCCTCGAGACCGAGACGGCCCGCGAACGGCTGCTCGAGGAGCACGACGCACTCGAGAGCGACGTCACGTATCGGCTACGCGACTGGTTGATCTCCCGCCAGCGCTACTGGGGGACGCCGATTCCGGTCGTCCACTGCGAGGACTGTGGGCCGGTCCTCGTCCCCGAGGACGACCTGCCGGTCGAGTTGCCGGAATTCGTCCACACGACGGGCAACCCGCTCGACGAAGCGGGGGAGTGGAAGGAGACGACCTGTCCCGACTGCGGTGCCGAGGCGACACGCGAGACCGATACGATGGACACCTTCGTCGACTCCTCGTGGTACTTCCTGCGGTTTCTCTCGCCGGACCTCGAGGATGCGCCGTTCGACGGCGACCTGGTCGACGAGACCCTGCCCATCGACGTCTACGTCGGCGGCGAGGAACACGCCGTCCTCCACCTGCTCTATATCCGCTTCATGATGCGGGCGCTCGCCGACCTCGGCCTCCACGACGTCCGCGAACCGGTCGAACGGCTCGTCAGCCAGGGGACGGTCCTCTACGACGGCGAGAAGATGTCCACCTCGAAGGGCAACGTCGTCGCGCCGCTCGAGTACGGTGCGGAGACCACCCGACTGTTCGTCCTCTCGGCGGCCCATCCCGAACAGGACTTCGAGTGGACGGCCAACAACGTTCGCGGGGCCTACGACCTCCAGCAGACGCTCTACCGGATGGCCTCGGCGTTCGTCGAGGAAGGTGAGCCGCGCGTCGAGCGCCAGCCCCACGACGAGTATCTCGACCGGGAGATCGATCGGACGATCGCTGCCGTCACCGACGAGTACGAACGGTTTCGCTTCCACCGTGCAGCGACCGAGATCCAGGAACTCGCGCGACTCCTGCGACGCTACCGCGAGTACGACCAGCCCCACGGGGAGTGCTACCGCCGCGGCCTGTTGACCCTCGCCGCGCTGATCGCGCCGATGGCACCACACCTCGCCGAGGAGGTCTGGAACAAACTGCGCGGCGACGGACTGGCCGTCGAGGCCGACTGGCCCGAGCCACGGAGCGACGCCGACGAATACGCGACCGAACGTCGATTCGTCGAGACCACGCTCGAGGACGTTCGCGACATCGTCGACGTCGCAGCCATCGACGAACCGGAGCGGATCGACCTCGTCGTCGCCCCCGACTGGAACTACCGCGCGGTCGAGCTCGCACGCGAGCAGGGGACAGACGAGCCGATCGATGGCGACGCCCTCATCGAGTCCCTTTCCGAATCCGACGTGTCCGTCCCGGACCGGGAGACCGTCGGCCGGTTCGTCGGCGGCCTGCTCGAGCAACGTACGGGCCGAGGGCTCGACCGGCCGTTGCCCGCCGATCGCGAGCGGGCGATCCTCGAGCGCGCCGCGTGGCTGCTCGTCGACGAATTCGGTGCCGACGTCACCGTTCGACGAGCGACCGACGACGGGGACCTCGCGGAGAAAGCGAGGCCGGGGAAACCGGCGATTCGGATCGAGTGA
- a CDS encoding HNH endonuclease, which translates to MTEGEWHGDRAAVLERDEHTCRRCGTTVDEDPAGLRLYPVGDVPREGAIHQSALVTVCTSCFGALRAEPQDGGYDDATLFDLVRKATEREGVTVTAVAAFASLTTGLPDALEESGAENEAAPASPADIADIAAEYRQARREVLLAIDSVDATLEHLHAVDSDALEADLADALREFTGTTTKLQSELRGIVALGETVVAGLERCPGCFDPLVPGNHICAVCGLERVDVDDWTTTDEAGERVVQFEALYGAINQTLQTASGTTEALTERTAIVAEQLQSEQARLE; encoded by the coding sequence GTGACAGAAGGCGAGTGGCACGGCGACCGGGCGGCGGTCCTCGAGCGCGACGAGCACACCTGCAGACGATGTGGGACGACCGTCGACGAGGACCCCGCTGGATTGCGCCTCTACCCCGTCGGCGACGTTCCCCGTGAGGGGGCGATCCACCAGAGCGCTCTCGTGACCGTCTGTACTTCCTGTTTCGGCGCGCTCCGGGCCGAGCCACAGGACGGCGGCTACGACGACGCGACGCTGTTCGACCTCGTCCGCAAGGCCACCGAACGCGAGGGTGTGACCGTCACCGCCGTCGCCGCGTTCGCCTCGTTGACGACCGGACTTCCCGATGCACTCGAGGAGTCGGGTGCTGAGAACGAGGCTGCACCCGCTTCACCCGCCGATATCGCCGACATCGCTGCAGAATATCGACAGGCCAGACGCGAGGTCCTGCTCGCCATCGACTCCGTCGACGCGACCCTCGAGCACCTCCACGCGGTCGACTCCGACGCGCTCGAGGCCGACCTCGCCGACGCCCTGCGGGAATTTACGGGGACGACGACCAAACTCCAGTCGGAACTCCGCGGAATCGTCGCCCTCGGCGAGACCGTCGTCGCCGGGCTCGAGCGCTGCCCCGGCTGTTTCGATCCGCTGGTGCCGGGTAACCATATCTGTGCGGTCTGCGGGCTCGAGCGCGTCGACGTCGACGACTGGACGACGACGGACGAAGCCGGCGAACGTGTCGTTCAGTTCGAGGCGCTCTACGGCGCGATCAACCAGACGCTGCAGACGGCCTCTGGAACGACCGAGGCGTTGACCGAACGGACGGCGATCGTCGCCGAGCAGTTGCAGTCGGAGCAAGCGAGACTCGAGTGA
- a CDS encoding DUF63 family protein, with the protein MVLPEGFVLPPWYLLGPTLVILGGVVAFLWSLDPPVTDRTVLAFTPWMMFGSTLHVLHRLEAYPPEIAIMFATPSVYLVSAVVAGLAWIGGILLHAAGLQPTIERFLGITGTGFFVVFAMFAIVTSLEVGTFQPFWPVIATVVAGIVTALAWLALGLWFTDVAATTGVTGAIVVFGHALDGVTTAVGYDVLGAHEEVPLSRLVLETAGGLPTAEYVGAGWLFVLVKVVLALVVLGLFREFVREAPRQARLLLAFIAAVGLGPGVHNVLLFMVG; encoded by the coding sequence ATGGTCCTTCCAGAGGGGTTCGTGCTGCCACCGTGGTACCTTCTCGGGCCCACGCTCGTGATCCTCGGTGGGGTGGTCGCGTTCCTGTGGTCGCTCGACCCGCCGGTGACCGACCGGACGGTGCTCGCGTTTACGCCGTGGATGATGTTCGGATCGACGTTGCACGTCTTGCACCGGCTCGAGGCCTATCCGCCGGAGATCGCCATCATGTTCGCGACGCCGAGCGTTTACCTCGTCTCCGCGGTCGTCGCCGGCCTCGCCTGGATCGGCGGCATCCTGCTTCACGCCGCTGGACTCCAGCCGACGATCGAGCGGTTCCTCGGTATCACCGGGACCGGCTTCTTCGTCGTCTTCGCGATGTTCGCGATCGTGACGAGCCTCGAGGTCGGCACGTTCCAGCCGTTCTGGCCGGTCATCGCGACCGTCGTCGCCGGTATCGTCACTGCGCTCGCGTGGCTCGCCCTCGGCCTCTGGTTCACCGACGTCGCCGCCACGACCGGCGTCACCGGCGCCATCGTCGTCTTCGGGCACGCCCTCGACGGCGTCACGACCGCCGTCGGCTACGACGTCCTCGGCGCACACGAGGAGGTCCCGCTCTCTCGGCTCGTCCTCGAGACTGCCGGGGGACTGCCGACCGCCGAGTACGTCGGTGCTGGCTGGCTGTTCGTCCTCGTGAAGGTCGTGCTCGCGCTGGTCGTACTGGGGCTCTTCCGTGAGTTCGTCAGGGAAGCCCCCCGGCAGGCGAGGCTGCTGCTTGCGTTCATCGCCGCCGTCGGTCTCGGCCCCGGCGTCCACAACGTCTTGCTCTTCATGGTCGGCTAG
- the deoC gene encoding deoxyribose-phosphate aldolase, with protein MDQSDLAPLIDHTVLGPETTPADVQRVLGEAAEYGMNACIPPFAVESAARQAPDVTIATVVGFPHGQHDHDVKRREGVLAWKAGADELDVVVNVGLLKAGEDDRVRAELAELVAAVPVPVKVIVEAPLLTDDELHRACEAAVAADATMVKTATGFADPNAAARVDDDATPGATIADVELMSEYLPVKASGGIGSYDRAMAMLEAGAERIGASSGVAILEGAPEP; from the coding sequence ATGGACCAGAGCGACCTCGCCCCGCTGATCGATCATACCGTTCTCGGGCCCGAGACGACCCCCGCAGACGTCCAGCGAGTCCTCGGGGAGGCCGCCGAGTACGGGATGAACGCCTGCATCCCGCCGTTTGCGGTCGAGTCGGCCGCCCGGCAGGCACCGGACGTGACGATCGCCACGGTCGTCGGGTTCCCCCACGGACAGCACGACCACGACGTGAAGCGCCGCGAAGGTGTCCTCGCCTGGAAGGCGGGCGCTGACGAACTCGACGTCGTGGTCAACGTCGGCCTCCTGAAAGCCGGCGAAGACGACCGCGTCCGGGCGGAACTCGCGGAACTGGTCGCCGCCGTTCCGGTACCGGTGAAGGTCATCGTCGAGGCACCGCTGCTCACCGACGATGAACTCCACCGGGCCTGCGAGGCCGCCGTCGCAGCGGACGCGACGATGGTCAAGACCGCGACGGGGTTCGCCGATCCGAACGCCGCAGCGCGCGTCGACGACGACGCAACTCCCGGCGCGACGATCGCCGACGTCGAACTGATGAGCGAGTACCTTCCCGTCAAGGCCAGCGGCGGCATCGGCAGCTACGACCGGGCGATGGCAATGCTCGAGGCGGGCGCCGAGCGCATCGGTGCCTCGAGTGGCGTCGCCATTCTCGAGGGGGCACCGGAGCCGTGA
- a CDS encoding SPW repeat protein: protein MSDSSADPTDDRGTDRSTEQRSADRTSDAQGRKWLSGFVSLIGLWIAISPFLYEAAASMLWSSVIVGAGIFLLAGYNFYRHVADHPTSLGVMSLVALLGLWVLVSPFAMAGEFAIDGLEVAGEGLIWSSVVAGILTAILAAYIAYDARSDVRTGAPAGTQ, encoded by the coding sequence GTGAGTGACTCGAGCGCAGATCCGACCGACGACCGTGGAACCGACCGATCGACCGAGCAACGAAGCGCCGACCGGACGTCAGACGCACAGGGGCGAAAGTGGCTCAGCGGGTTCGTCTCGCTGATCGGCCTGTGGATCGCGATCTCCCCGTTCCTCTACGAGGCAGCAGCGAGCATGCTCTGGAGTAGCGTGATCGTGGGGGCGGGGATCTTCCTGCTGGCCGGGTACAACTTCTACCGCCACGTGGCCGACCACCCGACGAGCCTCGGCGTGATGTCGCTCGTGGCGTTACTCGGCCTGTGGGTGCTCGTGTCGCCGTTCGCCATGGCCGGGGAGTTCGCGATTGACGGCCTCGAGGTCGCAGGCGAGGGACTCATCTGGAGTTCCGTCGTCGCCGGCATCCTGACGGCGATCCTCGCGGCGTACATCGCCTACGACGCCCGCAGTGACGTCCGAACCGGCGCGCCGGCCGGTACGCAGTAG
- a CDS encoding ribose 1,5-bisphosphate isomerase — protein MAPADARVDPAVEETARAIAEMEIRGAAAIADAAAEALATQARQTDAGSPEAFRAALRRAARTLYETRPTAVSLPNALRYVLHGMEGTTVSDLRSSTIAHAEEFRTDLEQAQSRLGEVGANRLRDGDVVLTHCHSTDALACVEAALEEGKEIEAIVKETRPRKQGHITARELREWGVPVSLVVDNAARRSLERADHVLVGADSIAADGSVVNKIGTSGLAVMARERGVPVVVAAQTIKLHPDTMTGHTVEIERRAESEVLSDEERAEIVGESDPDGLTVENPAFDVTPPRHVDAIVTERGQFPPESIVVLMRELFGHSTGEPWRP, from the coding sequence ATGGCACCAGCTGACGCCCGCGTCGACCCGGCCGTCGAGGAGACCGCGCGGGCGATCGCCGAGATGGAGATTCGCGGTGCCGCGGCGATCGCCGACGCGGCTGCCGAGGCACTCGCTACCCAGGCGAGACAGACGGACGCCGGCAGTCCCGAGGCGTTTCGCGCGGCGCTCCGCCGGGCTGCACGGACCCTCTACGAGACGCGACCGACCGCGGTGAGCCTCCCGAACGCCCTCCGGTACGTCCTCCACGGGATGGAGGGGACGACCGTCTCGGACCTCCGGTCGTCTACGATCGCACACGCCGAGGAGTTCCGCACCGATCTCGAGCAGGCCCAGTCTCGCCTCGGGGAGGTCGGCGCCAACCGACTGCGCGACGGCGACGTCGTCCTCACGCACTGTCACTCGACCGACGCCCTCGCCTGCGTCGAGGCCGCCCTCGAGGAGGGAAAGGAAATCGAGGCCATCGTCAAGGAGACCCGGCCCCGCAAGCAGGGTCACATCACCGCCCGCGAGTTGCGCGAGTGGGGCGTCCCGGTGTCGCTCGTCGTCGACAACGCTGCCCGGCGGTCGCTCGAGCGGGCCGATCACGTCCTCGTCGGTGCCGACAGCATCGCCGCCGACGGCAGCGTGGTCAACAAGATCGGCACCAGCGGGCTGGCAGTGATGGCCCGCGAGCGCGGCGTGCCCGTGGTGGTCGCCGCCCAGACGATCAAACTGCATCCGGACACGATGACCGGTCACACCGTCGAGATCGAGCGACGCGCCGAATCCGAAGTCCTCTCGGACGAAGAACGCGCCGAGATCGTCGGCGAGAGCGATCCAGACGGGCTGACCGTCGAGAACCCGGCGTTCGACGTCACGCCACCGCGACACGTCGACGCGATCGTGACAGAACGCGGGCAGTTCCCACCCGAGAGCATCGTCGTCCTCATGCGCGAACTGTTCGGCCACTCGACCGGCGAGCCCTGGCGACCCTGA
- a CDS encoding AI-2E family transporter, producing MNRSKGYLLVLVVVFAYFSWQLVAPFLGYVLAAVLIAFVLTPLQRRLETVVPAGVAAFALLVLALVGFIVPFAIVAVFVADDAANVLQNVDPDDVGVAELEGWVEDELGIDVDIVGAVADSAQEIGSILVDQTTAWFGLVTHTVIGLGLTLFLLYYLLKEGDALLEWLRGRTPLPDDVQDDLYAALDEVMWAVLAGHVLIAIAQGAMGGLGFIATGIPNAVFWTFVMIVLAIVPLVGAFLVWGPAVGYLFVTGEPILAIALGIYSLIIVGLTDDYLRPIVVDRYAQLSPAIIILGVLGGIYGFGIMGLFFGPVLLGALLAAVNVLDDHWEELEPTST from the coding sequence GTGAACCGGAGCAAAGGGTACCTGCTCGTTCTCGTCGTCGTCTTCGCGTACTTCTCGTGGCAACTGGTCGCGCCGTTCCTCGGATACGTGCTGGCAGCGGTCCTCATCGCGTTCGTCCTGACGCCGCTGCAGCGACGACTCGAGACCGTCGTCCCGGCCGGGGTCGCCGCGTTCGCGCTCCTCGTTCTCGCGCTCGTCGGATTCATCGTCCCGTTCGCGATCGTGGCCGTTTTCGTCGCCGACGACGCCGCGAACGTTCTCCAGAACGTCGACCCGGACGACGTCGGCGTCGCCGAACTCGAAGGCTGGGTCGAAGACGAACTCGGCATCGACGTCGACATCGTGGGGGCGGTGGCCGACTCGGCACAGGAGATCGGGAGCATCCTCGTCGACCAGACGACCGCGTGGTTCGGCCTCGTCACCCACACGGTGATCGGCCTCGGCCTGACGCTGTTCTTGCTCTACTACCTGCTCAAGGAAGGCGACGCGCTCCTCGAGTGGCTTCGCGGTCGGACGCCGTTGCCCGACGACGTACAGGACGACCTGTACGCCGCGCTCGACGAGGTGATGTGGGCAGTTCTCGCCGGCCACGTCCTGATCGCGATCGCACAGGGCGCAATGGGTGGCCTCGGATTTATCGCGACGGGTATCCCGAACGCGGTGTTCTGGACGTTCGTGATGATCGTCCTCGCGATCGTCCCGCTGGTCGGCGCATTCCTCGTGTGGGGCCCCGCCGTCGGCTACCTCTTCGTGACCGGCGAGCCAATCCTCGCGATCGCACTCGGCATCTACAGCCTGATCATCGTCGGGCTGACGGACGACTACCTCCGCCCGATCGTCGTCGACCGCTACGCCCAACTCAGCCCGGCGATCATCATCCTCGGCGTCCTCGGTGGCATCTACGGGTTCGGGATCATGGGCCTGTTCTTCGGACCAGTCCTGCTCGGCGCCCTGCTCGCCGCGGTGAACGTCCTCGACGATCACTGGGAGGAACTCGAGCCAACGAGCACCTGA
- a CDS encoding nucleoside phosphorylase, with translation MGTQPHLLVEEGDLTDLALVPGDPGRVDRIADHCDEAEVVAENREYRLVNATYDGRDLTICSTGIGSPSAAIAVEELANVGVETFLRVGTTGALQSGIEIGDMIVATGAAKDEGTTKRYENVEYPAVPDYEVLSALVDAAEANGEDVHVGPITTDDAFYAETDEYVAEWEAAGMLAVEMEAAAIFTLARRNGLRAGAICTVDGNLVEGTQKGTETDEDELPEKAKNNVGRAIDITLEAATRL, from the coding sequence ATGGGAACGCAACCGCACCTGCTCGTCGAGGAAGGCGATCTGACGGACCTGGCGCTCGTCCCCGGTGATCCGGGCCGTGTCGATCGAATTGCTGACCACTGTGACGAGGCCGAAGTGGTCGCAGAAAACCGCGAGTACAGACTGGTCAACGCGACCTACGACGGTCGCGACCTGACGATCTGTTCGACCGGCATCGGGAGTCCGTCGGCAGCCATCGCCGTCGAGGAACTGGCGAACGTCGGCGTCGAGACCTTCCTTCGCGTCGGCACGACGGGTGCGCTCCAGTCGGGGATCGAGATCGGCGACATGATCGTCGCAACGGGTGCGGCCAAAGACGAGGGGACGACCAAGCGATACGAGAACGTCGAGTACCCGGCAGTCCCCGACTACGAGGTCCTCTCGGCGCTGGTCGATGCCGCCGAGGCAAACGGCGAAGATGTCCACGTCGGCCCGATCACCACGGACGACGCCTTCTACGCCGAGACCGACGAGTACGTCGCCGAGTGGGAGGCCGCAGGCATGCTCGCCGTCGAGATGGAAGCCGCTGCGATCTTCACCCTCGCCCGACGCAACGGCCTGCGTGCCGGCGCGATCTGTACCGTCGACGGCAACCTCGTCGAGGGCACCCAGAAGGGGACCGAGACCGACGAGGACGAACTCCCCGAAAAGGCGAAGAACAACGTCGGCCGAGCGATCGACATCACGCTCGAGGCCGCCACTCGGCTGTAG
- a CDS encoding universal stress protein produces MHILVPLDDSEPAWAALEHALEDNPGAQLTALHVIDPSTALYGEGGVYAYEAIIDSREAAAEELLSEAEELAADYDVTLETETTIGQPSREIVAYVEEEGVDRIVIGSQGRSGASRVLLGSVAEAVARRAPVPVTIVR; encoded by the coding sequence ATGCACATTCTGGTTCCGCTCGACGACTCCGAGCCGGCCTGGGCCGCCCTCGAACACGCGCTCGAGGACAATCCCGGGGCACAGCTAACTGCATTGCACGTTATCGACCCGAGTACGGCACTGTACGGAGAGGGTGGCGTCTATGCCTACGAGGCGATCATCGACAGTCGCGAGGCGGCCGCCGAGGAGTTGCTCTCGGAGGCCGAGGAGCTGGCCGCCGACTACGACGTGACCCTCGAAACGGAGACGACGATCGGGCAGCCGTCTCGAGAGATCGTCGCTTACGTCGAGGAGGAAGGCGTCGATCGCATCGTCATCGGGAGTCAGGGCCGCTCGGGGGCCTCCCGGGTGCTTCTGGGAAGCGTCGCCGAAGCTGTCGCGCGCCGGGCACCCGTGCCCGTGACCATCGTTCGGTAG